A single region of the Pseudomonas solani genome encodes:
- a CDS encoding pentapeptide repeat-containing protein, whose product MTTPHQLDSPLYRLLHNDDVVGFNDQKPKEGSINLASGDFRGLDLRTLDAARIDFTDAYFRGADLRGVDLREASLEGASIAHAQISGAYFPTELAADEILMSVNFGTRLRYNTHK is encoded by the coding sequence ATGACCACACCACACCAACTCGATAGCCCCCTCTACCGCCTGCTGCACAACGACGATGTCGTCGGTTTCAATGACCAGAAGCCCAAGGAAGGCTCGATCAACCTGGCCTCCGGCGATTTCCGCGGGCTCGACCTGCGCACCCTCGATGCCGCGCGCATCGACTTCACCGACGCCTATTTCCGCGGCGCCGACCTGCGCGGCGTAGACCTGCGCGAAGCCAGCCTGGAAGGCGCCAGCATCGCCCACGCGCAGATATCCGGCGCCTACTTCCCCACCGAACTGGCGGCCGACGAGATCCTCATGTCGGTCAATTTCGGCACCCGCCTGCGCTACAACACCCACAAGTAG
- a CDS encoding TfoX/Sxy family protein has protein sequence MNDELQHLKNLGKTSAQWLHAVGIHSASDLRRLGAVGAYRAVRARGFRASKVLLYAIEGALLDVHWNDLPPSHKAELNGQLDALQPHNKS, from the coding sequence ATGAACGACGAACTGCAACACCTGAAGAATCTTGGCAAGACCTCGGCGCAGTGGCTGCATGCGGTGGGCATCCACAGCGCCTCGGACCTGCGCCGCCTGGGTGCGGTCGGGGCCTATCGTGCAGTGCGGGCACGGGGCTTTCGCGCATCCAAGGTCCTGCTCTACGCGATCGAAGGTGCGCTGCTGGATGTGCACTGGAACGACCTGCCGCCCAGCCACAAGGCTGAACTCAACGGCCAACTGGATGCACTGCAGCCCCACAACAAGAGCTAG
- a CDS encoding cyclic nucleotide-binding domain-containing protein codes for MYLLGEQPAYADQLINRLQSIPGQLLDGLEPSGPPLRLDAVEDLAKVLPGNQLFLIENGLLHALVDERPLFYLQEGDLVGLRQGIELPSCRYRSDEPLSLIPYARGDVFKHIYGSEKGQELFIQYLIGHTALLSDALARLKQPEIRPATGFQHFAAGEELIHQGDEADHVFIIIEGHAEAFVDGQKVGDVQKDEIFGAMAVFTREKRSATVVASEPCTVMVIPKDQFLSLMQSNPRIAHSLIESMARRIDLLNKEVTQQRLAKPAE; via the coding sequence ATGTACCTACTCGGGGAGCAACCTGCTTACGCCGACCAGCTGATCAACCGACTGCAAAGCATTCCCGGCCAGCTGCTCGATGGGCTAGAGCCCTCGGGCCCACCCCTGCGCCTCGATGCAGTGGAGGACCTGGCCAAGGTGCTGCCCGGCAATCAACTGTTCCTCATCGAGAACGGCCTGCTCCACGCCCTAGTCGACGAACGCCCGCTGTTCTACCTCCAGGAAGGTGACCTCGTAGGCCTGCGCCAAGGCATCGAACTGCCCAGCTGCCGCTACCGCAGCGACGAGCCGCTGAGCCTGATCCCCTATGCGCGCGGCGACGTGTTCAAGCACATCTATGGCAGCGAGAAAGGCCAGGAGCTGTTCATCCAGTACCTGATCGGCCACACCGCGCTGCTGTCCGACGCCCTCGCCCGCCTCAAGCAGCCCGAAATCCGCCCCGCCACCGGCTTCCAGCACTTCGCCGCCGGCGAGGAGCTGATCCACCAGGGCGACGAGGCCGATCATGTGTTCATCATCATCGAAGGGCACGCCGAAGCCTTCGTCGACGGGCAGAAGGTCGGTGACGTGCAGAAGGACGAAATCTTCGGCGCCATGGCCGTGTTCACCCGTGAGAAACGCAGCGCCACCGTGGTTGCCAGCGAGCCCTGCACGGTGATGGTGATCCCCAAGGACCAGTTCCTCAGCCTGATGCAAAGCAACCCGCGCATCGCTCACAGCCTGATCGAGAGCATGGCTCGACGCATCGACCTGCTGAACAAGGAAGTCACCCAGCAGCGCCTGGCAAAGCCTGCTGAATGA
- a CDS encoding S1/P1 nuclease: MQHNGFRRALGASLFIGSLLWGAQAGAWGQLGHAVVADIAEAQLTPAAKAEADRLLALVRQQHLSAVASWADNLRNMPDFQALWEQTRAQHYINYKTDDCTYQAPRDCPDGQCVVAAIERNAALLADPKANDNQKVMALMFVVHFVGDIHQPLHNSYRLDKGGNDFPVVVGGRDYNLHSVWDSYLLASRRLDQAAYTAKLSEDLPKPEVGTPASWSGESCAIVRDDDLYPKTGGKKAFKPDAFKQSKSEEWARRGTQGGDEDGEAGGNQDTLDRRYLKKFLPLAERRVQEAGIRLALLLNANLPEGAPKK, translated from the coding sequence ATGCAGCACAACGGATTTCGTCGGGCGCTGGGCGCCAGTCTCTTCATCGGCAGCCTGCTCTGGGGCGCGCAGGCAGGGGCCTGGGGCCAGCTGGGCCACGCGGTGGTGGCGGATATCGCCGAGGCGCAACTGACGCCAGCGGCCAAGGCCGAGGCCGATCGCCTGCTGGCGCTGGTACGGCAGCAGCACCTTTCCGCTGTCGCCAGCTGGGCGGACAACCTGCGCAACATGCCGGACTTCCAGGCGCTCTGGGAGCAGACCCGCGCGCAGCACTACATCAACTACAAGACCGATGACTGCACCTACCAGGCTCCGCGTGACTGCCCGGACGGCCAGTGCGTGGTGGCGGCCATCGAGCGCAACGCGGCGCTGCTGGCCGACCCCAAGGCGAATGACAACCAGAAGGTCATGGCGCTGATGTTCGTGGTGCATTTCGTGGGTGATATCCACCAGCCGCTGCATAACAGCTATCGCCTGGACAAGGGCGGCAACGACTTCCCGGTGGTGGTCGGCGGCCGCGATTACAACCTGCACAGCGTCTGGGACAGTTACCTGTTGGCAAGCCGGCGCCTGGACCAGGCAGCCTATACGGCGAAGCTGTCCGAGGACCTGCCGAAACCCGAGGTGGGCACTCCCGCGAGTTGGTCGGGGGAGTCCTGCGCCATCGTCCGTGACGACGACCTGTACCCGAAGACCGGCGGCAAGAAGGCCTTCAAGCCTGATGCCTTCAAGCAGTCGAAAAGCGAGGAGTGGGCCCGTCGTGGCACCCAGGGTGGTGACGAGGATGGCGAGGCAGGGGGCAACCAGGACACCCTGGATCGCCGTTACCTGAAGAAATTCCTGCCCCTGGCCGAGCGCCGCGTGCAGGAAGCGGGCATCCGTCTGGCGCTGCTGCTCAACGCCAACCTGCCGGAAGGCGCGCCGAAGAAGTAA
- the deoD gene encoding purine-nucleoside phosphorylase: MATPHITALAGDFAETVLMPGDPLRAKMIADTYLADVRQVNAVRNMLAFTGFYQGQRISVMGSGMGIPSLSIYAHELFSQYGVQRIVRVGSCGSLQDGVKVGDLVIAQGASTDSVVNRKRFGGFDFAALADYRLLERTVRRADERGQAVHVGNVFSADLFYEPDLAWAARMTGMGVLAVEMEAAGLYGVAAELGRQALAVLTVSDHLISGEKLTAEQRQEDFHDMVRLTLDAMTLDH, encoded by the coding sequence ATGGCCACTCCCCATATCACCGCCCTTGCGGGTGACTTTGCCGAAACCGTGCTGATGCCGGGCGACCCGCTGCGGGCGAAGATGATCGCCGACACCTACCTGGCGGACGTCCGCCAGGTGAATGCGGTGCGCAACATGCTGGCCTTCACCGGCTTCTACCAGGGCCAGCGCATCTCGGTGATGGGCTCGGGGATGGGCATCCCCTCGTTGTCGATCTACGCCCACGAGCTGTTCAGCCAGTACGGCGTGCAGCGTATCGTCCGCGTCGGCAGCTGCGGCTCGCTGCAGGACGGCGTGAAGGTGGGCGACTTGGTGATCGCCCAGGGCGCGTCCACTGATTCGGTGGTCAACCGCAAGCGTTTCGGCGGTTTCGACTTTGCCGCCCTGGCCGACTACCGGCTGCTGGAACGCACCGTGCGCCGTGCTGACGAAAGGGGGCAGGCGGTGCACGTGGGCAACGTCTTCTCCGCCGACCTGTTCTACGAGCCGGACCTGGCCTGGGCCGCGCGCATGACGGGCATGGGCGTACTGGCGGTGGAAATGGAGGCTGCCGGGCTCTATGGCGTGGCGGCGGAGCTGGGGCGCCAGGCCCTGGCGGTGCTGACGGTGAGCGACCACCTGATCAGCGGCGAGAAGCTGACCGCCGAGCAGCGCCAGGAAGACTTCCACGACATGGTGCGGCTGACGCTGGACGCCATGACCCTCGATCACTGA